The proteins below are encoded in one region of Maribacter aestuarii:
- a CDS encoding L,D-transpeptidase → MKNNPKTSVIFLLLPLVLLSIGTIVKPSDIGFYKNPDSLYDSIKRPNIPKWVSNIDTVHIHDYFRYLDSLVVAYDSLTNYPLSEHLLVRANPWIMDTLANTDYYRLMQRDSFVYDQKQLIVLRPADSIFIPDAATAYGLIEKMNKTHIDINIPEFKLRIYEDATLLYTFPIRVGQNRKRYLKMGDRITDLRTKTGKGEIVDYRRDPFFYNPVDGKRFYRTKRDDDRTTMMPQIPWIETEINGMRNGQLIHPTTNPKSLGKAYSNGCIGTRESDAWIIYYHAPIGTKITIRYDLKVKDSTDTESVLKDIYAYGN, encoded by the coding sequence ATGAAAAACAACCCTAAAACTTCTGTCATTTTCCTGCTGCTTCCTTTGGTATTGTTGAGCATAGGAACAATAGTTAAACCCTCGGATATTGGTTTCTATAAGAATCCTGATAGCCTATACGACAGTATTAAAAGGCCCAATATTCCCAAATGGGTAAGCAATATTGATACCGTTCACATTCACGACTATTTTAGATACCTTGATTCATTAGTCGTCGCCTACGATTCCTTGACCAATTATCCATTGTCAGAACATCTTTTGGTACGTGCCAACCCTTGGATAATGGACACCTTGGCCAATACGGATTATTATCGTTTAATGCAACGAGATTCGTTCGTTTACGACCAAAAACAGCTTATTGTGTTGCGTCCGGCCGATTCTATATTCATACCCGATGCCGCTACCGCGTATGGTCTTATCGAAAAAATGAATAAGACGCATATTGATATTAATATCCCTGAATTTAAGTTGCGTATTTATGAGGATGCCACTTTGCTGTATACTTTTCCCATAAGGGTTGGACAAAACCGCAAACGTTATTTGAAAATGGGCGACAGAATTACCGATTTGCGAACCAAAACCGGCAAGGGTGAAATTGTGGATTATAGGCGCGACCCTTTTTTCTATAATCCTGTGGATGGGAAACGATTTTACCGGACCAAACGGGACGATGACAGAACCACAATGATGCCACAGATACCTTGGATAGAAACCGAGATTAATGGTATGCGTAACGGACAGCTCATACATCCCACCACCAACCCCAAATCATTGGGTAAAGCCTATTCCAATGGCTGTATCGGAACCAGGGAATCCGATGCGTGGATAATTTATTATCATGCGCCGATAGGTACAAAAATTACTATTCGGTATGACTTAAAGGTCAAGGATTCAACGGATACTGAAAGCGTACTGAAGGATATCTATGCCTACGGTAATTGA
- a CDS encoding 3-deoxy-D-manno-octulosonic acid transferase, which translates to MPTIYNFIVSLTWQFLKLLSHINPKLNLFVKGRKNTLSTLKKHVSETDSVIWVHAASLGEYEQGLPVMEKIRQRYPQHKLLLTFFSPSGYEIKKNTKAAHVVCYLPMDTKKKVSAFLDLAHPELVLFIKYEIWPNYLAELKKRAIPTLLVSALFKSNQIYFKGYGGFMRKALLAFTHFYVQDDTSKKLLESINLSNVTVSGDTRFDRVHEILERDNQLDFIKKFKQSSFCTVAGSTWPEDEKIIVPYINTSSMDEKFIIAPHTLKSAHIQDLKKSITKKSILFSNLENQNIEDADVLILDTIGILTKVYSYADVSYVGGGFATGLHNTLEPAVFGVPVLIGPNYKGFREAENLVELGGIIPVKSEISFSETVKKLFSNKDLRDRIGKINEQFILNNKGASIQIMEHIRTLL; encoded by the coding sequence TTGCCAACAATCTATAATTTTATTGTTTCCCTAACATGGCAGTTTTTAAAACTTCTGTCCCACATAAACCCCAAACTCAACCTTTTTGTCAAAGGCAGGAAAAATACCTTATCCACACTTAAAAAACACGTTTCAGAAACCGATAGCGTTATCTGGGTGCATGCCGCATCTCTGGGAGAATACGAGCAAGGTTTGCCTGTTATGGAAAAAATCAGACAACGATATCCTCAGCATAAATTATTGCTGACTTTCTTCTCTCCTTCGGGTTATGAAATTAAGAAAAACACAAAAGCAGCCCATGTGGTTTGTTACCTTCCCATGGATACCAAAAAAAAAGTAAGCGCCTTCCTAGATTTGGCTCATCCAGAGTTAGTCCTGTTCATTAAATATGAAATTTGGCCGAACTACCTGGCCGAATTGAAAAAGCGTGCCATACCCACCCTACTGGTATCCGCCTTGTTTAAATCCAATCAAATTTATTTTAAGGGTTATGGTGGATTTATGAGAAAAGCATTATTGGCCTTCACACATTTCTATGTACAAGATGATACTTCCAAAAAGCTTTTAGAGTCCATTAATTTGAGCAATGTAACTGTTTCTGGGGACACCCGCTTTGATAGGGTTCATGAGATTTTGGAAAGAGACAACCAGTTGGATTTCATCAAAAAATTTAAACAATCAAGTTTTTGCACGGTAGCTGGCAGTACTTGGCCAGAAGACGAAAAGATAATTGTTCCCTACATAAATACATCCTCTATGGATGAAAAGTTTATTATCGCCCCACACACCTTAAAATCAGCACATATTCAAGATTTAAAAAAGAGTATTACCAAGAAAAGTATACTATTCTCCAATCTTGAGAACCAAAATATCGAGGATGCCGATGTACTTATTCTGGATACCATTGGAATTTTGACAAAGGTATATAGTTACGCAGACGTTTCCTATGTGGGCGGAGGTTTCGCTACGGGACTTCACAATACCTTAGAACCTGCGGTTTTCGGGGTTCCCGTACTAATCGGCCCGAATTACAAAGGCTTTAGAGAGGCGGAGAATTTAGTGGAATTAGGTGGAATCATTCCAGTCAAAAGTGAAATAAGTTTTTCTGAGACGGTAAAAAAATTATTCAGTAATAAAGATTTAAGAGATAGAATAGGAAAAATTAACGAGCAATTTATACTTAACAACAAAGGGGCAAGCATCCAAATTATGGAGCATATCCGTACATTATTATAG
- a CDS encoding DegT/DnrJ/EryC1/StrS family aminotransferase, which translates to MKKIQMVDLGGQYQEIKEQVNASINQILETSAFINGPEVHAFQKDLEDYLDVKHVIPCANGTDALQIAMMGLGLKPGDEVITADFTFAATVEVIALLQLTPVLVDVDPETFNIDIQAIEKAITPKTKAIVPVHLFGQCADMDAILEIAERHDLFVIEDNAQAIGAKYLSRTGKKSMAGTMGHVGATSFFPSKNLGCYGDGGAIFTNDDDLAHTIRGIVNHGMYERYHHDVIGVNSRLDSIQAAVLRSKLPKLDTYCEARRNAARKYSKAFKDQPNIIVPTTVNGCEGICDICDCHVFHQYTLRITNGKRDELVKFLNANDVPCGVYYPIPLHRQKAYLDERYLEKDFPVTNQLVKEVISLPMHTELDDEQIDYITSTVIGFVNG; encoded by the coding sequence ATGAAGAAAATCCAAATGGTAGACCTAGGAGGTCAATATCAGGAAATAAAGGAGCAGGTCAACGCCTCCATCAACCAAATTTTAGAAACATCGGCATTTATAAACGGACCAGAGGTTCATGCCTTTCAAAAAGATTTAGAGGACTATTTGGATGTAAAGCACGTAATACCTTGTGCCAATGGTACCGATGCCCTTCAGATAGCGATGATGGGCCTTGGGCTTAAGCCTGGTGACGAGGTTATTACTGCGGACTTTACTTTTGCCGCAACAGTAGAGGTCATTGCACTCTTACAGCTCACCCCTGTATTGGTGGATGTGGACCCAGAGACTTTTAATATTGATATACAGGCAATAGAGAAAGCCATAACCCCAAAAACTAAGGCAATCGTTCCTGTGCATCTGTTCGGGCAGTGCGCCGATATGGATGCGATATTGGAAATAGCGGAGAGACATGATTTATTCGTGATTGAGGACAATGCACAGGCCATTGGAGCAAAGTATCTATCCAGAACGGGAAAGAAAAGCATGGCCGGTACTATGGGACATGTGGGGGCAACATCATTTTTCCCTTCCAAAAACCTTGGCTGTTACGGCGATGGGGGAGCAATTTTCACCAATGACGATGATTTGGCGCATACCATCCGCGGAATCGTTAATCATGGTATGTATGAAAGATACCATCACGATGTAATAGGGGTCAACTCCAGGTTAGATTCCATTCAAGCAGCGGTATTAAGGTCAAAATTACCAAAATTGGATACCTATTGTGAGGCAAGGAGAAATGCAGCCAGAAAATATTCAAAAGCTTTTAAAGATCAGCCAAATATAATTGTCCCTACAACGGTCAACGGCTGTGAAGGGATTTGTGATATTTGTGATTGTCATGTTTTTCATCAATACACGCTTCGAATTACCAATGGAAAAAGGGATGAACTAGTAAAGTTCTTGAATGCTAACGATGTACCCTGTGGTGTTTATTATCCTATCCCCCTGCATCGGCAAAAGGCTTATCTGGATGAGCGTTACTTAGAAAAAGATTTTCCGGTAACCAATCAGTTAGTGAAGGAGGTGATTTCCTTACCTATGCATACGGAACTTGATGATGAACAGATCGACTATATAACTTCCACGGTTATCGGTTTTGTTAACGGATAA
- the galE gene encoding UDP-glucose 4-epimerase GalE: protein MKVLVTGGLGFIGSHTVVELQNKGFEVVIIDDCSNSEEKVLEGIEAITGKKPVFEKLDLKEKSIVEDFFKRHQDVQGVIHFAASKAVGESVEKPLLYYENNLGTLVYILKELCKKEKASFIFSSSCTVYGQADKMPITEDAPVKVAESPYGNTKQMGEEIIADTCKVTPNLNAIALRYFNPMGAHPSTEIGELPKGVPQNLVPFITQTGIGMRNQLSVFGDDYPTPDGTCIRDYIYVVDLAKAHVVALERLLEGKNEENYEVFNVGTGKGSSVLEVIESFERVSGKKLNYKIVGRRPGDITAAYADTTKANTVLGWKAEYSLDEAMKYAWIWEQKIRD, encoded by the coding sequence ATGAAAGTACTGGTAACAGGAGGTCTAGGCTTTATTGGTTCGCATACCGTTGTAGAACTTCAAAACAAAGGATTTGAGGTGGTTATTATTGATGACTGTTCTAACTCGGAAGAAAAGGTATTGGAAGGTATAGAGGCCATTACTGGAAAAAAACCGGTCTTTGAAAAATTGGATTTAAAGGAAAAGAGTATAGTTGAGGACTTTTTCAAAAGACATCAAGATGTCCAAGGCGTCATTCATTTTGCCGCCTCAAAAGCCGTTGGGGAAAGTGTAGAAAAACCACTTTTGTATTATGAAAATAATTTAGGAACCCTGGTTTATATCTTAAAAGAACTGTGTAAAAAGGAAAAGGCCAGTTTTATATTTAGTTCATCTTGTACGGTATATGGTCAGGCAGATAAAATGCCCATTACGGAGGACGCCCCTGTAAAAGTTGCTGAATCACCTTATGGGAATACCAAACAAATGGGGGAGGAAATCATAGCGGATACATGCAAAGTTACCCCAAACCTTAATGCCATAGCCTTGAGATATTTTAACCCTATGGGTGCGCATCCTTCCACGGAAATTGGTGAGCTTCCTAAAGGGGTTCCCCAGAATCTGGTTCCATTTATTACTCAGACTGGGATAGGCATGCGGAATCAGCTATCCGTTTTTGGAGATGATTACCCTACACCAGATGGCACCTGTATCAGAGATTATATTTATGTGGTAGATTTGGCCAAGGCGCATGTGGTAGCTTTGGAGAGATTGTTGGAAGGAAAGAACGAAGAAAATTACGAGGTGTTTAACGTTGGTACAGGAAAGGGTAGTTCGGTACTGGAAGTGATTGAAAGTTTTGAAAGGGTATCAGGTAAAAAGCTTAACTATAAAATAGTTGGCAGACGACCCGGAGACATCACGGCTGCCTATGCTGATACCACAAAAGCAAATACCGTTCTGGGATGGAAAGCGGAATATTCCTTGGATGAGGCCATGAAATATGCATGGATTTGGGAGCAGAAAATAAGGGACTGA
- a CDS encoding alpha-ketoglutarate decarboxylase → MTLKKYLLTLLFISFTCFAQSQGSVGSSDFWRQVRFGGGIGLGFTNGGFNGSIAPSAIYQFNPQFAAGVSLSFNYAKFNDNKLLAYGGSLLSLYNPIPQIQLSAELEQLRINRTLNAFPNDITDNYWSPALFLGVGYSTYNVTVGLRYDVLYNDEKSIYLNALMPFVRVYF, encoded by the coding sequence ATGACCTTAAAAAAGTACTTGCTAACCCTATTATTCATCTCTTTTACCTGCTTTGCACAATCGCAAGGTAGCGTCGGTTCCAGTGATTTCTGGAGGCAAGTACGTTTCGGTGGCGGGATAGGACTTGGGTTCACAAATGGCGGCTTCAACGGCTCTATAGCTCCCAGCGCGATCTATCAATTTAATCCGCAATTTGCAGCTGGTGTTAGCCTGAGTTTTAATTACGCCAAGTTTAATGACAATAAGTTGCTGGCCTACGGCGGGAGCCTATTATCCCTTTATAATCCTATTCCACAAATTCAACTGTCCGCCGAGCTTGAACAACTACGAATCAACAGAACGTTAAATGCCTTTCCAAATGACATTACGGATAATTATTGGTCCCCTGCCCTATTCTTGGGGGTGGGCTACAGTACCTATAATGTGACGGTTGGGCTACGTTATGATGTTCTGTACAACGACGAAAAAAGCATCTATTTAAATGCACTCATGCCTTTTGTCAGGGTCTATTTCTGA
- a CDS encoding 2-oxoglutarate dehydrogenase E1 component, whose amino-acid sequence MDKYSFLNAAHTSFFSEMYDKYLTNPDSVEPSWRAFFQGFDFGMESSSEELEIESENRVVSMVNGSQIEMPESLQKEFQVIRLIDGYRSRGHLFTKTNPVRERRKYIPTLEIENFGLENSDLDTVFNAGDIIGIGPSTLKEIIRHLTSIYCDSIGVEYMYIRKPERVKWIQNWINVNDNHPNYSPERKKHILKKLNDAVSFEGFLHTKYVGQKRFSLEGNESLIPGLDAIVERAAEMGVKQFVMGMAHRGRLNVLTNIFGKSAKDIFSEFDGKDYEQEIFDGDVKYHLGWTSDRMSDNGNKIKMNIAPNPSHLETVGAVVEGIARAKQDAHFPDDFSKVLPIVVHGDAAIAGQGLVYEVVQMANLDGYKTGGTIHIVVNNQIGFTTNYLDARTSTYCTDVGKVTLSPVLHVNADDAEAVVHASLFALEYRMKFKRDVFIDLLGYRKYGHNEGDEPRFTQPKLYKAIAKHKNPRDIYAERLIKEGVINDSYVTELENKYKEALEEKLEDSRKEDKTEITPFMKDEWKGFENVREWEMMDPVDTTYDKKKLEEIAKVITELPKGKKFLRKVEKLVNDRKKMFFETDTLDWAMGELLAYGTLLEEGFGVRMSGQDVERGTFSHRHAVMKVEESEEEVLLLNHISEKQGIFQIYNSLLSEYGVVGFDYGYAMASPNTLTIWEAQFGDFSNGAQIMIDQYISAAEDKWKLQNGLVMLLPHGYEGQGAEHSSARMERYLQLCAKDNMYIADVTTPAQMFHILRRQMKVNFRKPLIIFTPKSLLRHPKAVSTADEMANGSFQMVIDDASADIKNIKSLVFCTGKFYYDLLAVKEELKRDDVALVRVEQLFPLPEKEMKELMDKYKNADDIVWAQEEPRNMGAWSHLMMHFSEAHKFRVASRRFYAAPAAGSSVRSKMRHQQVIDYVFDKTKDNMSKPKD is encoded by the coding sequence ATGGATAAATATTCCTTTTTAAATGCTGCCCACACCTCATTTTTTTCAGAGATGTATGACAAGTATTTAACTAATCCAGATAGTGTAGAACCAAGTTGGCGTGCCTTTTTCCAAGGTTTTGATTTTGGTATGGAAAGTTCCTCGGAGGAACTGGAAATTGAATCTGAGAACCGTGTGGTTTCCATGGTAAATGGAAGTCAAATTGAAATGCCCGAATCTTTACAGAAGGAATTTCAGGTAATCCGACTAATTGATGGTTACAGAAGTCGTGGACACCTTTTCACAAAGACCAATCCTGTTAGGGAAAGAAGAAAATATATTCCTACACTAGAAATTGAAAATTTTGGACTGGAGAATTCGGATTTGGACACCGTTTTTAATGCCGGTGATATTATTGGAATAGGACCAAGCACACTAAAAGAGATCATTAGACATCTGACCAGTATCTACTGTGATTCCATTGGTGTCGAGTACATGTATATTCGCAAGCCGGAAAGGGTAAAATGGATTCAAAATTGGATTAATGTCAACGATAATCACCCCAACTATTCCCCAGAGCGTAAAAAGCACATCCTGAAAAAGTTGAACGATGCGGTCTCGTTTGAAGGTTTTTTGCACACAAAATATGTAGGTCAGAAGCGATTTTCACTCGAGGGCAACGAATCTCTAATTCCTGGTTTGGATGCCATAGTGGAGCGCGCCGCCGAGATGGGGGTAAAACAATTCGTAATGGGTATGGCCCATAGGGGACGCCTTAACGTGTTGACCAATATTTTCGGTAAATCTGCAAAGGATATCTTTAGCGAGTTTGACGGTAAAGATTACGAACAGGAGATTTTTGATGGCGATGTAAAATACCATTTGGGTTGGACCTCGGACCGTATGTCAGACAACGGGAATAAGATTAAAATGAATATTGCGCCAAATCCCTCCCATTTGGAAACGGTTGGTGCTGTGGTAGAGGGTATAGCAAGGGCTAAACAGGATGCCCATTTTCCAGACGATTTTTCTAAAGTACTTCCAATAGTAGTTCATGGTGATGCCGCCATTGCAGGCCAAGGTTTGGTTTATGAGGTGGTTCAAATGGCCAATTTAGATGGATATAAAACTGGCGGAACCATTCATATTGTTGTAAACAATCAGATTGGATTTACTACCAATTATTTGGATGCAAGGACATCTACATATTGTACTGATGTTGGAAAAGTTACCTTAAGCCCAGTGCTTCACGTAAATGCAGATGATGCCGAGGCCGTTGTTCATGCTTCGTTATTTGCTCTGGAATACCGCATGAAGTTTAAAAGGGATGTTTTTATCGACCTTTTAGGGTATAGAAAATATGGTCATAACGAGGGTGACGAGCCAAGGTTTACCCAGCCAAAATTATATAAGGCCATAGCTAAGCACAAGAACCCAAGGGATATTTATGCGGAGCGGTTGATAAAAGAAGGCGTCATAAACGATAGCTATGTTACCGAGCTGGAAAACAAATACAAGGAGGCCTTAGAGGAGAAATTAGAGGATTCCAGAAAAGAGGACAAGACCGAGATTACTCCTTTTATGAAGGACGAGTGGAAGGGGTTTGAGAATGTTAGGGAATGGGAGATGATGGATCCCGTAGATACTACCTACGACAAAAAGAAACTTGAAGAAATAGCAAAAGTTATAACGGAACTTCCTAAAGGAAAGAAATTTCTGCGCAAGGTCGAAAAATTAGTCAACGACCGTAAGAAAATGTTCTTTGAAACGGATACATTAGATTGGGCAATGGGCGAACTGTTAGCCTATGGAACTTTATTGGAAGAAGGCTTTGGCGTTCGTATGTCCGGTCAGGATGTGGAGCGCGGTACGTTTTCCCACCGCCATGCAGTAATGAAGGTGGAAGAAAGTGAGGAGGAGGTTTTGCTTTTGAACCATATTTCAGAGAAACAAGGAATTTTTCAGATTTACAACTCGCTTTTGTCCGAATACGGTGTTGTTGGTTTTGATTATGGTTACGCAATGGCGAGTCCCAATACCTTGACTATTTGGGAAGCACAGTTCGGGGATTTTAGTAATGGTGCCCAGATAATGATTGATCAGTATATATCGGCCGCCGAGGATAAATGGAAATTACAGAACGGTCTTGTCATGTTGTTGCCGCATGGTTATGAAGGACAAGGTGCGGAGCATTCATCGGCACGAATGGAGCGTTATCTACAATTATGTGCCAAGGACAATATGTACATAGCGGATGTTACCACACCGGCTCAAATGTTCCATATCCTTAGACGCCAGATGAAGGTCAACTTCAGAAAACCCCTGATTATATTTACGCCTAAAAGCCTTTTGAGGCATCCAAAAGCGGTTTCGACGGCTGATGAGATGGCCAATGGAAGCTTTCAGATGGTTATAGATGATGCTTCGGCAGATATTAAAAATATCAAAAGTTTGGTTTTCTGTACGGGCAAGTTCTACTATGATTTGCTTGCGGTTAAGGAAGAACTTAAGCGAGATGATGTGGCGCTAGTTCGGGTAGAGCAATTATTCCCACTACCAGAAAAAGAGATGAAAGAGTTAATGGACAAGTACAAGAATGCTGATGATATTGTTTGGGCCCAGGAAGAACCTAGAAATATGGGCGCATGGAGCCATTTGATGATGCATTTTAGCGAAGCTCATAAATTTAGGGTTGCTTCAAGACGTTTCTATGCGGCTCCAGCTGCAGGAAGTTCGGTGCGTTCTAAGATGCGACATCAGCAAGTAATAGATTATGTCTTTGATAAAACCAAGGACAATATGTCCAAACCAAAAGATTAG
- the odhB gene encoding 2-oxoglutarate dehydrogenase complex dihydrolipoyllysine-residue succinyltransferase, translating into MVLEMKVPSPGESITEVEIAEWLVADGDYVEKDQAIAEVDSDKATLELPAEASGVITLKAEVGDAVEVGAVVCLIDTSADKPEGASKAASSANGGDEGSGSDAEKDLTKQQESTPDKKNSEKAPQPPKAKETYASGVPSPAAKKILDEKGVDASSVSGTGRDGRITKDDAVKAVPSMGTPTGGIRGEKRSKLSMLRRKVAERLVAAKNETAMLTTFNEVDMSAIFDLRNEYKEDFKEKHGVGLGFMSFFTKAVVRALEMYPAVNSMIDGKEMISYDFCDISIAVSGPKGLMVPVIRNAENLSFRGIESEVKRLAIRAREGEITVDEMTGGTFTITNGGVFGSMLSTPIINPPQSAILGMHNIVERPIAKDGAIAVAPIMYVALSYDHRIIDGKESVGFLVAVKEALESPEELLMDGNVKNALEM; encoded by the coding sequence ATGGTATTAGAAATGAAAGTCCCCTCCCCGGGTGAGTCCATCACTGAAGTAGAAATTGCAGAATGGCTGGTTGCTGATGGCGATTATGTGGAAAAGGACCAAGCAATAGCGGAAGTTGATTCGGATAAGGCCACCTTGGAATTGCCAGCGGAAGCTAGTGGAGTAATTACCTTAAAAGCAGAAGTTGGTGATGCCGTGGAAGTCGGGGCGGTGGTTTGCCTTATAGATACAAGCGCAGATAAACCAGAGGGAGCCAGCAAAGCCGCTAGTTCTGCCAATGGAGGAGATGAAGGGTCTGGCTCTGATGCGGAAAAGGATTTGACCAAACAGCAGGAATCCACTCCAGATAAAAAAAATAGTGAGAAAGCTCCACAACCGCCAAAAGCAAAGGAGACGTATGCCTCTGGGGTCCCTTCGCCGGCAGCTAAGAAAATTCTAGATGAAAAGGGAGTTGATGCTTCCTCGGTTAGCGGTACAGGTCGTGATGGCAGGATTACGAAAGATGATGCTGTCAAGGCGGTGCCCTCAATGGGTACTCCAACAGGTGGTATTCGTGGAGAAAAGCGTTCCAAACTGTCTATGCTAAGGAGGAAGGTAGCGGAGCGTTTGGTTGCCGCAAAAAATGAAACGGCCATGTTAACTACCTTTAATGAGGTGGACATGTCAGCTATTTTTGATTTACGCAATGAATACAAAGAAGATTTTAAAGAGAAACACGGCGTGGGACTTGGATTTATGTCCTTTTTCACAAAGGCGGTAGTCCGCGCTTTGGAAATGTACCCTGCAGTAAATTCCATGATAGACGGGAAAGAAATGATTTCTTATGATTTCTGTGATATCAGTATAGCGGTATCCGGTCCAAAGGGCTTAATGGTTCCTGTTATCAGAAATGCTGAAAACCTAAGTTTTAGAGGTATAGAATCAGAGGTGAAGCGCTTGGCAATCAGGGCTAGGGAAGGAGAAATAACCGTAGACGAAATGACCGGTGGTACTTTTACCATAACTAATGGGGGTGTTTTTGGTTCTATGCTATCAACCCCTATCATAAATCCGCCACAAAGTGCTATTTTGGGCATGCATAATATTGTTGAAAGACCTATTGCGAAGGATGGAGCTATAGCAGTTGCGCCCATCATGTATGTAGCCCTTTCCTACGACCACAGAATAATTGATGGGAAGGAATCAGTTGGGTTTTTGGTAGCTGTTAAAGAAGCATTGGAAAGTCCGGAAGAGTTACTGATGGATGGAAATGTTAAAAATGCATTGGAGATGTAA
- a CDS encoding retropepsin-like aspartic protease, which yields MSSLKSLLKNKKYIRIQLILTSTDHFEIMAKINGVKGRFILDTGASNTCIGFDKIEYFKLTSKASEIKAAGAGATNMETLVSNKNLVEIGDWRKKKLKIVLFDLVHVNEALITHKALPVDGIIGADILKKAKAIIDYDKRCVYLKLKK from the coding sequence ATGAGCTCCCTTAAAAGTCTTTTAAAGAATAAGAAATATATCAGAATCCAATTGATTCTAACGTCAACGGATCATTTTGAGATTATGGCGAAAATCAATGGCGTGAAAGGACGTTTTATTCTAGACACCGGCGCCTCCAATACCTGTATAGGTTTTGACAAAATAGAATATTTTAAACTAACATCTAAAGCCTCTGAGATAAAAGCGGCAGGTGCGGGTGCCACCAACATGGAAACCTTGGTTTCCAATAAAAATTTAGTAGAGATTGGTGATTGGCGCAAGAAAAAACTTAAAATCGTACTTTTCGATTTAGTCCATGTAAACGAGGCGTTAATTACCCACAAGGCACTGCCCGTAGATGGAATTATTGGAGCCGATATTTTAAAAAAGGCCAAAGCCATAATCGATTATGATAAAAGATGCGTCTATTTAAAATTGAAAAAATAA
- a CDS encoding TatD family hydrolase yields the protein MIITDTHTHLYSEAFDEDRAAIINRALAEGVERFFIPAIDSTYTQRMFELEQQYPKHVFLMMGLHPTHVKEDYEDELLHVSKMLKEHKFYAVGEIGVDLYWEKSFLKQQQLAFKSQIRMAKEHKLPIVIHCREAFDEIFEVLEDEKGEDLRGIFHCFTGSLEQAKQAISYNMKLGIGGVVTFKNGKIDTFLNQIDLQHIVLETDAPYLAPAPYRGKRNESSYIVNVLEKIALLYDKDVKEIASITTANSKDVFGI from the coding sequence ATGATTATCACGGATACGCATACGCATTTATATAGTGAAGCTTTTGATGAGGATAGGGCAGCAATAATTAATAGGGCCCTTGCGGAAGGGGTGGAGCGTTTTTTTATTCCTGCCATTGATTCCACTTACACCCAAAGAATGTTCGAACTGGAACAGCAATATCCAAAGCATGTTTTTCTAATGATGGGGCTGCATCCTACACATGTTAAGGAAGATTATGAGGATGAACTATTGCACGTATCTAAAATGCTGAAGGAGCATAAATTCTACGCGGTAGGGGAAATAGGTGTAGATCTGTATTGGGAAAAAAGCTTCTTAAAACAACAGCAGCTGGCATTCAAAAGTCAGATTCGTATGGCTAAAGAACATAAGTTGCCCATTGTAATTCATTGCAGGGAAGCTTTTGATGAAATTTTCGAAGTTCTTGAGGATGAAAAAGGAGAGGATTTGCGTGGAATTTTCCACTGCTTCACCGGAAGCTTGGAACAGGCGAAACAAGCCATTTCCTATAATATGAAATTGGGGATCGGCGGAGTTGTAACCTTTAAAAACGGAAAAATCGATACTTTTTTAAATCAAATCGATTTACAGCACATTGTTTTAGAGACAGATGCTCCCTATTTAGCTCCAGCTCCATACCGTGGAAAACGGAATGAAAGTTCCTATATTGTAAACGTACTGGAGAAGATAGCTTTATTGTACGATAAGGATGTAAAGGAGATAGCTTCGATTACAACCGCTAACTCAAAAGATGTTTTTGGGATTTAA